GACGCACCTCCGGCTCCAGCGAGACGGTAGGGGTCATCTGGGCGTTGGCGTAGTCGAGATTAGCCTGCGCCACGTTCGCCTGTGCCCAGGCTGCCAGCACGGCGGGCACCAGGCGGTCGTCCGGCTCGGCGATATCGCAGCTGCGGGACAGGCTTTGCGGGAAGTCGTTGCTGACGGTGTTGAGGCTGTTCCAGCCGAGGAAGCTCATCAGCGTGGCGCGAGCGCTGTCGAGGCTGGCCTGATACTGCATCAGCTGCGCGCGTGCCCCTTCGATACGGGCGTCGGTCTGCACCACGTCAGAAAGCGACGTTGCCCCTTCGTCGTTTCGCAGTTTGGTCAGTTTGCCGATGGAGGAGAGCGCATCAAGCTGCTCTTTGGCGGTGTCGACCATCTGCTGCATAGTTTGCACCTGTACCATGGCGATGGCGGTATCGTGCGCGATGGTATCGATGCTGACCAGCACGTTGGCCTGCTGCTGGGCCACCCCGGCGGTTTCGGCGCGGACCTGGCTGGCGACTTTGCCGAAATCGTAGAGCATCTGGGAAAGGGAGAGCACCAGCGACGGGGTAAAACCATTGTCACCGCCGTCGTGGGTGTAGCCATTCTCCATGCCGGCATTAACCTGCGGATAGTATTTCGATTTGGCGACGTCGACCTCTTCGCTCTGCTGGTAAAGTTTACCGACGGCTTCGCTGATGGCGGGGTGCCAGGTGACGGCGCGGTTAACGGCTTCGCCGAGCTGGAGCGTGCCGGGTGCGGCGTTCCCGACCACCGGCGCGACGCGGCCGCTTAATGAAGGTAGCTCCTGTGATTCGCTCAATTCTCCTGTATTAATCATCGCGGCGGAACTGGCAGCGATAGCGGGCACAGATATCAGGCAGCACGAGAGCCACCAGTAAGGCATCTTTATTCCCATGTCTTATCCCTAATAAAAAAGTACTGCTTTATTGTTTATGCCCGGGCGCTGTGCGCCCGGGTCATTTGGTGCAGGTGCTATCAGGTAATGATGTGTTGCTGGTTTACCAACTCGTCGTAGGTGGTCTGAACGTTGTCCAGCGTAACGAGCGTGGTATTAGTGTAGGTGCCCCCTGCACCATCACGGTCGATGGAGATCACAGTATTGCCATTACTATTAGTGACATGCAGGTAGTTACCCAGGGTAGAGGCACTGCCGTTCCAGCCCACCAGCAGATCGCCGATATCGATCTTGTCTCCCTGCGCCAGTGAGAAGTTGGTCCAGTGATCGCCCGCCGTGCTGTTGACGTTACCCGCCGTGGCGTTGCCCACCGTGTTGTTCAGCACCTGATAAATCAGCGTATCGCCGTAAGCCGTACCGGTGATGACGTCGTTATGCTCAGAGCTGATGAACTGCGGTGCCATGTTGATGGTCAGCGTGGCGCTGTCCGTCTTACCGGCCGCATCGGTCAGGGTGTAGTTAAAGACCTCCTTCGAGGTGATGGTGGAGAGCGACACCCCGGCGTTGAGGGTGTAGGTGTAATGGCCGTCCGCCGCAATCGCCAGCGTGCCGTAGTGACCGACGACGTTGACGGTGGCGCTGCCGGTGTACGGATCCAGCGTGGTGGTTACGCCGTTGTAGCCCGTCACGCTCAGGCGGGTATCCACTGAGTGCAGCTGATCCATTGCCCCGGCGGAATCCGTACCGTCAAAGATATTACCGTTGACGGTGTGCCCGCTGGTGGCGTCGAACTGGCTCAGGGAGTAGGTGGTCCCGGTGACGCTCGGGGTGATGGTGACGCCGCCCAGCCCAAGTGCTGGCATGCTCCCCGTATAGCTCAGGGTGTAGGTGCCCGCGTTAAGATCCAGACCGGTCACGGCGATATCCGCATTGCCTCCCAGCAGCAGCCCGCCGCCGAACGATCCGGTCCGCAGAGTGGTGCCCCCCTGGGAGATCGTCCAGTTCACGGTCAGCCCGCCCAGCGTCAGCAGCGAGGCGACGTTGAAGTGCAGCACCACGTTATGCAGCGCGGTATTGGCATCGACCACGAAGGTCCCGCTGCCGCTGCCCGACGTTGGGGCCAGCAGGGCGGCGTTCCAGCTCGCCGTGCCCACCGTGGTGTCCGAGTAGGCCGAGGTATGGTGCACCGAGGTGACATCCAGAACCTGGCTGACATCGTTCACCGCGTCCATCGCCCGGGCGGTTGGCGTGATGTTCAGCGACGCCGTATCCTTCGCGCCGCCAGGTGCGGTAATGGTGTAAACAAAGGTATCCGGGGTGTCGATATGGTCTGCACCGACGCCCGTTTTCAGGGTGTAGGTGTACTGCCCGGATGCGTTGATGGTCAGCGTGCCGTACTCCCCGACAATGCTGGTTACGCCGCTGTTGTTCACCGCGACGCCGTTCACGTCAGACACGACGGTGCCGGATGGGGCAATGTCGTCTGCGAGCACGTTACCGGTGGTGCTGGTGCCCACGCTTGAGACGCTGTAGACGTGGTCTTCCAGCACGTTAAGCGTATAGCCCGTCAGCGCCGTGATCCCCGCGGCGGTATTCAGCAGGAACAGATACTCTCCGGACGGCAGGTTCAGCGTCAGCTGGGACGAGGTTCCACCCAGCAGCGGCGCACGCAGCCAGCCCGGCTGAACGCGCATCTGCTCAAACGTCTGGGTCGCATCGTTGAACTTGTAGACATACAGGTCAAACACCGAGGCCAGCGCCACGCCGCCAACAGAGGCCTGGATGGTCATGGTACGGGTGGTGCCTTCCTCAACGCTGTAGATGATCGGATTGCTCAGGTCATCCAGCAGGTTCAGGCCGAGCGTATTGCCAAGATTAATCCCCACCACGGTAAAGCCGCCCTGCGACGAAGTACCGTTATTGATCTCATGCACGGTGGTGTCGTAGGTCAGCGACGCCGTGTTATCGACGGCCACAATGCTGTTCGCGGTGGTGCCTGCACCCAGGGACAGCACCAGATTCGCCGAGGCGCTGGCACCGTTATGGGTGATGGTGTAGGTGAAGTTCTCCGTCCGGCCAATCACCGAGGCGCTGGTATTGGTCAGGTTGTAGGTGTAGGTCCCGTCAAGGTTGATGGTTAACGTACCGTAGAGGCCCTGAATGACGGTGCCGTTCGCCGTGACGTTGACCGTGTCGCCCTGAGAGTTAGTGACCGCGCTGACCGTGGTTCCCGCCGGGGCGTTATCGCTGCCGGCTGTAGGATCCGTATCGAGAATCACGTTCCCGCCGAGGCTGGTTTCCCCGGTCACGGTGCCTGCGCTGGTCTCTTTCACCGCCACATCAATACTGGTGTAGGAGCCGGTCGCCAGCAGGTTGGTGTTGTAGCTCAGCACGCGATACTGACCGTTGGCAAGCCCGGCCAGGTTCAGGGAGACGCCGGTTGCGCCTAGTGTCAGCAGGTCTGCGAACTGCGGCTGTCCGGTATCCACCACCGTGGTCCAGGTATTATTCACGCTATCGAAACGCTGCACCACCAGCTCAAGGGTGTTGAGCAGTGACAGCACCGCGCCGGTGGCGTTGGCATTGACGGAGATATCCGCGCTGCCGCCGCTTCCCACCGTAAAGCCAACCTGCGCAGTGTCATTGCCGAGCAGCGTCAGCGCGTTGCCCAGTGCGCCCACCAGCAGGAAGCCATAGTCGTTGTACTGCGCGTTCGTCACCGTGGCCGTGGTGCTCAACTCCAGCTCTTCGACGTTAGTGCTGGCCGACAGCGGTACGACCGGCGCAAGCGCTGAACCGATCGGGGAGACGTTGCCCGCGGCATCGGTGGCGGTAATTTGCAGCGTCTGGCCTTCCGTCTGCTTATTCAGGAAGGTATAGGTAAAGTTCCCGTTGCTGTCGGCAGTAGTCGTGACCGTCGAATTATCCGCCAGACGAATGGTCACGGTGCTGCCCGCTTCGGCGTTGCCGGTCAACACGCTGCCGTCCGTATTAAAGGTGCCGGTAGGCTGAGTCGGCGCGGTAACGTCGACAATCACCGTTGTGGCGCCAGATATCGGACCGGTGCCCGTCGCGTTGGATGCCGAGGCGGTAAAGGCGTGGGAGCCTTCGCTCAGCGCCGGGGTGGTGAACGTCCAGTTCCCGGCACCGTCGGCAACCACGGTCCCCATCGCCACGCCGTTGTTATACAGGGTGACGGTAGCGTTAGGCTGCGCCGTCCCGCTCAGGGTCGGGGTGGTGTCATCGGTGGTTTTGCCGTTGGTCAGATTGCCGGTCACGGTACCGACGTTATCGTTAATGGTCGCGATCACCGGCGCGTTCGGCAGGGTGGTGAACGGCGCCGTAACCGAGACGTTGGCACCGGCGTTACCCGCTTTATCGGTGGCAAACGCCAGCAGCGTTTCGCCCCCGGTCTGTGCCGGAGCAATGGTCACGTTAAAGTTGCCGCTGCCATCCGCCGTCGCCGTACCCAGTACCGTCCCGGTGCTGGTGGTGATGGTGACGGTGCTGCCCGCTTCGGCGGTGCCCGTTACGTGTGTACCGTTAGTAATAACAGCCAGTCCGACAGGCAGTGCTGGCGGTGTCACATCAACGGTGATCGAGGTGACAGGTGATGCCGCGCTGGTATTGCCTGCGGCATCGGTCGCCGTGGCGGTAAAGTTGTGCTGGCCTTCGGTCAGCGTGGTGCTGGTCTGCGGCAGCGTCCAGTTGCCGTTGGCATCGGCGGTGACGGTGCCAACCAGCGTGGTGCCATCGTAGATCCGCACCGTTGCGTTGGCTTCAGCGGTGCCGTTGAGCGTCGGACGGGTGTCGTTGGTCGGGTTACCGCCGGTAATGGCCCCGGTTACGGTGCCAACATCGTCCACGATGGAACTGATGACCGGCGCGGCTGGCGCGGAGGCATCCACGACGATAACAAAGCCGGTGGTTGGCGCACTGACATTACCCGCTGCGTCGGTCGCGGTGACGGTCAGGGTGTGAGAGCCGTCCCCCAGCGCGGTGGTCGGGGTAAAGCTCCAGTTTCCGCCGGTGGCGACCACGCTGCCCAGCAGGGTGGTTCCATCGTAGATGTTCACCGTTGCGCCGGCCTCTGCGGTGCCGTTGAGGGTCGGCAGGGCATCGTTGGTCACCTGGCCGTTGGTCAGGTTAACCGTCGCGCCCACGTCGTCCACCACCGAGGTGACAACAGGCACGGCTGGCGGGGTAGTGTCGATGTTAATGACAAAGTCCCCCGACGGCGTGCTGACGTTGCCCGCCGCATCGGTCGCTGTTGCGGTAATGGTATGCGGGCCGGTGGTCAGCGCCGTCGTGAGCTGAATCGTCCAGGAGCCGTCCGCCCCGGCGGTGGTCTGGCCGATCTGTATGCCGTTCTCAAACAGATGCACCACGGCGTTGGCTTCGCTGGTTCCGTTGAGCACCGGCAGCGTGTCGTCGGTGACTTGTCCGCTGCCGAAGGTGCCGGTCAGGGTGCCGACATCGTCAACGCCCTGGCTGATAATCGGTGCGACAGGCGCAACGGTATCCACTACCACCGTGAATCCGGTCGACGGCTGGCTGAGGTTGCCCGCGGCATCGGTTGCCGTCAGCGTCAGCGTGTGGCTGCCGTTGGCCAGCGTGGGTGAAAAGGTCCAGTTACCGGTCTCATCCGCGCGGGTCTGGGCGATCTCCACGCCGTTATCGTAGATGCGAATAACCGCGTTGGCTTCCGCAGTTCCGGCGAGCGTCGGCTGAGGATCGTTGGTTGCCTGGCCGTTGGTCAGGGTACCGGTCGACGGCAGCTGATCGTCGGTGACGGTGTTGAGCACCGGCGCGTTAGGGACCAGGGTATCGACCGTCAGGTTAAACAGGGTGGTGCCGGTGCTGGTATTGCCCGCCGGATCGGTCGCCGTCAGGCCCAGAACGTGCGGCCCTTCGCCAAGCGGCGTGGTGGGGGTAAAGGTCCACGTGCCGGAGGCGTTCACCACGGCGGTACCAATCTCGACGTTGTTATCAAAGATATGGATGGTGGAACCAATTTCCCCGGTGCCGTTCAGGGTCGGTTGGGTGTCGTTGGTGGTAGAGCCGGTGACTAACGCACCGGTGCCCGGGCCAATATCATCCAGCACGCTGGTAAGGGTTGGCGCAACCGGCGGCGCGGTATCCACCGTCAGAACAAAGGCCGGTGTATTTGCCGAAACGTTGCCTGCGGCATCGCTGGCGTTGATGCGAATGCTGTGCGGCCCCTCCGGCAGGGCGGTGTCTGGCGTCCATGTCCAGGTGCCGTCGCTGCCCACCTGCACGGTGGCGATTTCCGTGCCGTTATCGAGAATATGGATCGTGTCCCCGTTATTTCCCGTGCCGGTCAGGGTTGGGGTGCTGTCGTTCGTGACCTGGCCTGACGTCAGCGCGCCATTCACGCCGCCGGGAACGTTATCCGTGACGGCGGTCAGCACAGGCGTATCGGGCACTACGGTGTCGACGATAACGGTGTACTGATTCGATGATGAGCTGACGTTGCCCAGTGGGTCGGTGGCCGTGACGTTAAAGGTGTGGGTTCCGTCCGTCAGCGGTGACGTTGGCGTAAAGCTCCATGCGCCGCTGGCGTTGGCCAGTACGGTGCCAATCTGCGTGCCGCCTTCGAAAATGGCAATGGTGCTGTTCGCTTCGGCGGTTCCCGAGAGCAACGGCGTGGCATCGTTCGTCGTGCCGCCGCTCGGCACGTTGACGACCGTCCCGACGTTATCCTCCGCGCCCGTAATGACCGGCGTCGTCGACACGGTATCGACAATAACCACAAACGGAGCGGAGTCTGGCCCCTGATTACCCGCCGGATCCGTGGCGCGCACGGTGAGAGAGTGGGTGTCGTTGCTGAGCGCAGACGGTGGCGTAAAGCTCCACGCGCCGGTTGCGCCCACCACGACGGTGCCAAGCAGGTTGCCGTTATCGTAAACCGAAAGGGTGTCGCCAGGCGTCGCGGTACCGCTGAGGGTTGGACGATCGTCGTTGGTGGCCTGGCCGGTGGTGAGTGGCCCGGTTCCCGGCCCCACATCATCCGTTACGGCACCGATGGTCGGTGCCGCAGGCGCGGTGGTATCGATGGTGACCGTCGCAGCCGGAGAGAGGCCGCTGGTTTGCCCGTCCACCGTCGCGGTGACCTCGAAGCGGTGTAATCCTTCCGTCAGTCCCGTGGTCGGGGTGTAGCTCCACGCGCCGGTCGTGGCGTCTGCGACCACGGTGTCCAGTAACACACCATCGAGATAAAGGGTGACGGTACTCCCGGCGACGGCGGTGCCGTTCAGGGTTGGCGTGGTGTCATCCGAGCTTCTGCCTTTCACATCGCCCGTGACCGGGCCTTCATTGTCTATCAGGGTGGCGATCACCGGGACAGCCGGCAGGTCCGGCACGTCGACGACGGTGAACGGCGTTTCAGCGCTTACGTTACCGGCGAGGTCGGTGGCCGTGACCTCCAGCGTGGTTGGGTTGGTTTGCGCAGGCGTCAGGGCGATAGAGAAGGTCCCGTCTTGCCCCACAACCCCGGTGCCGATAACGGTGGTGCCATCGCGGACAGTGATGGTTGAACCGGCATCACCCGTACCGGTAAGCGGCGTGCCTTGCTCCGTCAGCGCCAGGTCGGCAGGCGCGCTCGGCGGCAGATTGTCCACGTTGAGGGTAACGGTGGTCGATCCCGATAGGTTGCCTGCCGCATCGGTGGAGGTGACCACGAGAGTGTGAGAGGTGTTATCCGCCAGCGCAGGGTCGGGTGACCATGTCCAGGTGCCGTCCGGCTGAACCACGGCGGTGATGGTCGATGGCGTATTGTCGATGCTGACCGTGATGGTCGCACCCGGTTCACCGGTCCCGCTCAGCGTCGGTGTCGTATCCTGAGTGTAGTGAACGCCGCCGACCAGATTACTGTCGGAAACGCTATCCACCAGCGGTGTCGTTGGCGCAACGGTATCGATCGTCACGCTGTAGACCGGGCTGGTGCCGCTGACGTTGCCCGCCGCATCAATCGATGAAGCGGTGAGGTTCAGCGTGCCGTTTGGCAATGCGGTGTCTGGCGTGTATGTCCAGACGCCAGCGTTAACGACCACGCGCGCGATTTCGATGCCGTTATTGTAAATAATCACCTGATCGCCGGTGGTGCCCGTCCCGGAGAGGGTTGGGGTGGCATCATCGGTTGCTCCCCCGGTAGCAACGCCTGCGACATCGGTAATGACCGGCGTGACGGGTGGCGTGGTATCCACGGTAAAGGTGATATCCGAAGACGGAACAGAGACGTTACCGGCTTCATCGGTGGCGGTGGTGGTGATCGCATGCTGCGCATTGCCCAGCGGCGTGTCAGGACGCCACGTCCAGTTGCCGTCCGCCCCGACGGTGACCACCCCAATCTGCTGGGTTGCACCGCCGTTCACGCTGTCGAAGATGGTGATGACATCGTTTGGCGTGCCGGTTCCGCTCAGGACCGGACGCGGATCGTTGATGCTGTCCCCTGCGGTGACTGGCCCCGTCACCTCGTTGACGTTATCAACGACGGTTGGCGGAGTTGGTGCATCCGGTGCTTCGGTGTCAATGGTTATCGAAACCGGTTGTGACGGCGCGCTTTCGTTACCGGCCCCGTCCTTCGCGGTGACGGTCAGCGTCAGGTTATATGTGCCATCGTCTAACCCACCCGGCGGGGTCCAGGTCCAGACGCCGCCCGGCGGGATCACCACGGTGCCGAGAGCTTCGTTCCCGTTATAAATGGTGATGGTATCGCCTTCGGTGCCGGTACCAGACAGCACCGGGTTGGTATCACGGGTAATATCGCCTGAACCGAGCGTAACCTCTGAACCGTCCGGATTCACCGTGACGGCAGGGGCGTCCGGCGTATCCGGGGCCAGCGTATCCACCCGGATAACGATTGGATCCGAGGTGGTCGTTGTCCCCGCGCTGTTGGTGGCGACGACGGTCAGCGAATGTGTGCCGTCGGGCAGGGGAGAGGATGGTGTGAAGGTCCACTGGCCAGTGCCGTTCACTGTTGCAGTACCGATAGGGTTCGCCCCGTCGAAGACGGTAATGGTGGTGCCCGGATCGGTGGTCCCCTGCAGCAGAGGCGAAGAATCGTCAGTGACTGCGCCGTCAGTCAGGCCGCCAGTCACTGGCCCAACGTCGTCGGTAATCGACTCGATCACCGGTACCGACGGTGCGTCGGTGAAAATGTTCAGGTTAAAGCCTGGGGAGGCCGGGCTTTGGTTCCCGGCAGCATCGGTGGCAACCGTTGTCAGGACATAATTGCCATCAGGAATGTCGGCAGGCGGCGTAAAGACCCATGCGCCGTTCTGCCCCACCACTGCGGTCCCGAGCGGATTACCATCGAGGAGAATGGTGATGGTCGCACCCGGCTCGCCGGAGCCGTTGAGCGTTGGGCGGTTATCGTTAGTCTGTTGACCGCTGGTCAGCGCCCCGGTCACGCCTTCGACGTCGTCCACCACGCTGCTGACCACCGGTGCGGCAGGCAGTTGGGTGTCTACCGTGATGCTCCAGCTGTTGGACAAGCCGCTGCTGTTCCCGGCCGTATCGGCTGCTGAAACGGTAAAGATGTGCCCGCCCTCGGCCAGCGCCGGTGGCGTGAAGCTCCAGTTTCCGGTTCCGTCGACCTGGACCGTATCGACAAGCCTGCCGTTATCGAAGATCGAGAGCGTCGATCCAGCCTCGCCGGTTCCACGAAGCAGCGGGGTGTTGTCATTGGTGGTCACGCCATTGCCGAGCAGGCCCGTATTCGCTTCAACGTTATCCTCCACGGAGACAATCACCGGCACCGCTGGCGGAGTAACATCCGGTGCGTTGACCGGGGTGGAATCGCCGATATTACCGGTAGGATCCTTGGCGCTAACGTCGAGGGTTTCGCCATTTTTCTGCGGCGGATTAAGGGTGACCGTGAAGTTACCCGCATCATCAACCGGGCCAGTGCCGATGGTGGTGGTGCCCTGTTTCACCGTCACCGTGGTGCCTGGCTCTGCTGTACCGGTCAGGGTGGTGCCATCCGGGCTAACGGTCAGACCCGACGGTGCATCAGGTGCCGTGGTATCCGGGGCTGTGGTTTGCGCCGGCGTGCTGATATTGCCGGTACCGTCTGTGGCCGTTACGTCGAGCACTTCGCCATTATTTTGCGCCGGGCTTAATGGAATGGTGAATGTACCATCCTGGCCGACAGGGCCTTCGCCGACCGTCGTGCCGTCTGGATCTTTAATGGTCACGGTACTGCCTGGTTCAGCGCTACCTGAAATACTTCCTCCGTCAGGCGCAACGACCACACCGGTTGGGCTGTTCGGGGCCGTGCTGTCCGGGGCTTCAACCGGGGTGGCGAGACTTCCGTTACCTGCTTTGTCTGTCGCGGTAACGTTCA
This region of Enterobacter cancerogenus genomic DNA includes:
- a CDS encoding TolC family outer membrane protein encodes the protein MGIKMPYWWLSCCLISVPAIAASSAAMINTGELSESQELPSLSGRVAPVVGNAAPGTLQLGEAVNRAVTWHPAISEAVGKLYQQSEEVDVAKSKYYPQVNAGMENGYTHDGGDNGFTPSLVLSLSQMLYDFGKVASQVRAETAGVAQQQANVLVSIDTIAHDTAIAMVQVQTMQQMVDTAKEQLDALSSIGKLTKLRNDEGATSLSDVVQTDARIEGARAQLMQYQASLDSARATLMSFLGWNSLNTVSNDFPQSLSRSCDIAEPDDRLVPAVLAAWAQANVAQANLDYANAQMTPTVSLEPEVRHYLNDRYAGNQTLDRTQYSAWVKVQMPLYQGGGLTARRNAAGHAVESAQSTIQRTRLDVRQKLLEARSQVLSLMSTLQIQGRQEALSARTRELYQQQYLDLGSRPLLDVLNAEQEVYQARFTQQQTAGQLHQLQLNCLYNTGRLRHAFDLENRTIQTVEIQP
- a CDS encoding BapA/Bap/LapF family large adhesin; this translates as MSQISVISKLTGVETTMEGSQVTLSHSSIVELHVERADIANYARNGNDLVISLHSGEVITLKNFYVADAQGVSQLVLSESDGALWWIEDPTGAATYESIASTDVLLAASGSETGGAAVWPWVLGGLAAAGGVAIAASSGGGGGGDDDNNSNPGNPGNPGNPNNPDTTPPDAPTGLQISGDGKTVTGRAEPGSTITLKDSEGNLIGTGKTNSDGTFTIELGTPLTNGQQIVATATDPSGNVSQEAHATAPDTTAPDAPEIVLVNDNVGSDAGPVGNGKPTNDATPTLSGIGEAGATITVYDNGKAIGTTKVDAEGKWSFTPATALAEGSHTLTATATDAAGNTSPASTNVSFIVDTLAPQAPVITGVTDDVSPNTGAVGNGGSTNDQRPTLTGTAEANSTVTIYDKGIAIGTVKADGSGKWTFTPDITLGEGSHQFTVKATDAAGNTGAASGAYTVIVDSVAPTVPVLSSVTDDVGTLKGPLTSGQVTDDARPTFNGTGEAGTIISVYDKGVYLGQTTVSSNGTWAFTPSADLAEGSHQITVRSTDAAGNTTAAGGSFTFTVDVTPPATPVAVIVNDTSGSIVGAVENGGLTDETRPRLSGTGTAGDTITIYDNGQPIATVPVSANGTWSYTPTGALAEGPHAITVRETDPAGNQSQPSQPINFVVDTTPPEPPQVEPMADTGIFVTGIAEAGSTVFIYDGTTLIGQGIAGTDGRYSVRVTPAQTDGKTLTAVAEDAAGNLGNATTFTASNSGFPDTPVIIRVDNDNGDDPVSVGFGQATNDNTPLISGTSAPNATITLYDNGVLLGTAQANGSGEWSFPSPILLDNTHVITATATTPAGTSGDSISFTVIIDTVPPVAPDDVDVVANGTQVTGSAEAGSTITVKDANGVTIGTGVAGNDGSFTVSITPAQKNGETLNVTATDKAGNGSLATPVEAPDSTAPNSPTGVVVAPDGGSISGSAEPGSTVTIKDPDGTTVGEGPVGQDGTFTIPLSPAQNNGEVLDVTATDGTGNISTPAQTTAPDTTAPDAPSGLTVSPDGTTLTGTAEPGTTVTVKQGTTTIGTGPVDDAGNFTVTLNPPQKNGETLDVSAKDPTGNIGDSTPVNAPDVTPPAVPVIVSVEDNVEANTGLLGNGVTTNDNTPLLRGTGEAGSTLSIFDNGRLVDTVQVDGTGNWSFTPPALAEGGHIFTVSAADTAGNSSGLSNSWSITVDTQLPAAPVVSSVVDDVEGVTGALTSGQQTNDNRPTLNGSGEPGATITILLDGNPLGTAVVGQNGAWVFTPPADIPDGNYVLTTVATDAAGNQSPASPGFNLNIFTDAPSVPVIESITDDVGPVTGGLTDGAVTDDSSPLLQGTTDPGTTITVFDGANPIGTATVNGTGQWTFTPSSPLPDGTHSLTVVATNSAGTTTTSDPIVIRVDTLAPDTPDAPAVTVNPDGSEVTLGSGDITRDTNPVLSGTGTEGDTITIYNGNEALGTVVIPPGGVWTWTPPGGLDDGTYNLTLTVTAKDGAGNESAPSQPVSITIDTEAPDAPTPPTVVDNVNEVTGPVTAGDSINDPRPVLSGTGTPNDVITIFDSVNGGATQQIGVVTVGADGNWTWRPDTPLGNAQHAITTTATDEAGNVSVPSSDITFTVDTTPPVTPVITDVAGVATGGATDDATPTLSGTGTTGDQVIIYNNGIEIARVVVNAGVWTYTPDTALPNGTLNLTASSIDAAGNVSGTSPVYSVTIDTVAPTTPLVDSVSDSNLVGGVHYTQDTTPTLSGTGEPGATITVSIDNTPSTITAVVQPDGTWTWSPDPALADNTSHTLVVTSTDAAGNLSGSTTVTLNVDNLPPSAPADLALTEQGTPLTGTGDAGSTITVRDGTTVIGTGVVGQDGTFSIALTPAQTNPTTLEVTATDLAGNVSAETPFTVVDVPDLPAVPVIATLIDNEGPVTGDVKGRSSDDTTPTLNGTAVAGSTVTLYLDGVLLDTVVADATTGAWSYTPTTGLTEGLHRFEVTATVDGQTSGLSPAATVTIDTTAPAAPTIGAVTDDVGPGTGPLTTGQATNDDRPTLSGTATPGDTLSVYDNGNLLGTVVVGATGAWSFTPPSALSNDTHSLTVRATDPAGNQGPDSAPFVVIVDTVSTTPVITGAEDNVGTVVNVPSGGTTNDATPLLSGTAEANSTIAIFEGGTQIGTVLANASGAWSFTPTSPLTDGTHTFNVTATDPLGNVSSSSNQYTVIVDTVVPDTPVLTAVTDNVPGGVNGALTSGQVTNDSTPTLTGTGNNGDTIHILDNGTEIATVQVGSDGTWTWTPDTALPEGPHSIRINASDAAGNVSANTPAFVLTVDTAPPVAPTLTSVLDDIGPGTGALVTGSTTNDTQPTLNGTGEIGSTIHIFDNNVEIGTAVVNASGTWTFTPTTPLGEGPHVLGLTATDPAGNTSTGTTLFNLTVDTLVPNAPVLNTVTDDQLPSTGTLTNGQATNDPQPTLAGTAEANAVIRIYDNGVEIAQTRADETGNWTFSPTLANGSHTLTLTATDAAGNLSQPSTGFTVVVDTVAPVAPIISQGVDDVGTLTGTFGSGQVTDDTLPVLNGTSEANAVVHLFENGIQIGQTTAGADGSWTIQLTTALTTGPHTITATATDAAGNVSTPSGDFVINIDTTPPAVPVVTSVVDDVGATVNLTNGQVTNDALPTLNGTAEAGATVNIYDGTTLLGSVVATGGNWSFTPTTALGDGSHTLTVTATDAAGNVSAPTTGFVIVVDASAPAAPVISSIVDDVGTVTGAITGGNPTNDTRPTLNGTAEANATVRIYDGTTLVGTVTADANGNWTLPQTSTTLTEGQHNFTATATDAAGNTSAASPVTSITVDVTPPALPVGLAVITNGTHVTGTAEAGSTVTITTSTGTVLGTATADGSGNFNVTIAPAQTGGETLLAFATDKAGNAGANVSVTAPFTTLPNAPVIATINDNVGTVTGNLTNGKTTDDTTPTLSGTAQPNATVTLYNNGVAMGTVVADGAGNWTFTTPALSEGSHAFTASASNATGTGPISGATTVIVDVTAPTQPTGTFNTDGSVLTGNAEAGSTVTIRLADNSTVTTTADSNGNFTYTFLNKQTEGQTLQITATDAAGNVSPIGSALAPVVPLSASTNVEELELSTTATVTNAQYNDYGFLLVGALGNALTLLGNDTAQVGFTVGSGGSADISVNANATGAVLSLLNTLELVVQRFDSVNNTWTTVVDTGQPQFADLLTLGATGVSLNLAGLANGQYRVLSYNTNLLATGSYTSIDVAVKETSAGTVTGETSLGGNVILDTDPTAGSDNAPAGTTVSAVTNSQGDTVNVTANGTVIQGLYGTLTINLDGTYTYNLTNTSASVIGRTENFTYTITHNGASASANLVLSLGAGTTANSIVAVDNTASLTYDTTVHEINNGTSSQGGFTVVGINLGNTLGLNLLDDLSNPIIYSVEEGTTRTMTIQASVGGVALASVFDLYVYKFNDATQTFEQMRVQPGWLRAPLLGGTSSQLTLNLPSGEYLFLLNTAAGITALTGYTLNVLEDHVYSVSSVGTSTTGNVLADDIAPSGTVVSDVNGVAVNNSGVTSIVGEYGTLTINASGQYTYTLKTGVGADHIDTPDTFVYTITAPGGAKDTASLNITPTARAMDAVNDVSQVLDVTSVHHTSAYSDTTVGTASWNAALLAPTSGSGSGTFVVDANTALHNVVLHFNVASLLTLGGLTVNWTISQGGTTLRTGSFGGGLLLGGNADIAVTGLDLNAGTYTLSYTGSMPALGLGGVTITPSVTGTTYSLSQFDATSGHTVNGNIFDGTDSAGAMDQLHSVDTRLSVTGYNGVTTTLDPYTGSATVNVVGHYGTLAIAADGHYTYTLNAGVSLSTITSKEVFNYTLTDAAGKTDSATLTINMAPQFISSEHNDVITGTAYGDTLIYQVLNNTVGNATAGNVNSTAGDHWTNFSLAQGDKIDIGDLLVGWNGSASTLGNYLHVTNSNGNTVISIDRDGAGGTYTNTTLVTLDNVQTTYDELVNQQHIIT